The following proteins are co-located in the Pseudomonadota bacterium genome:
- a CDS encoding flagellar basal body protein: MDVVNLIERALTIRSYYHKVIAGNIANADTPNYKEKDINFFNEIQKKTLGQKDIEVKENAGDEGGNSMDGNTVNFENQMIKMTENSMMYNSLIQLVTKKFSMMRYMINEGRR, encoded by the coding sequence ATGGATGTCGTAAATCTTATTGAAAGAGCTCTTACAATCAGGTCTTATTATCACAAAGTCATTGCAGGGAACATAGCAAACGCCGATACTCCTAATTATAAGGAAAAAGATATTAATTTTTTTAACGAGATACAGAAGAAGACTCTTGGCCAGAAAGATATTGAAGTGAAAGAAAATGCAGGAGATGAAGGCGGCAACAGCATGGATGGCAATACGGTGAATTTTGAAAATCAAATGATAAAGATGACGGAAAACAGCATGATGTACAATTCGCTTATTCAGCTTGTTACAAAAAAGTTTTCTATGATGAGATACATGATTAATGAGGGAAGAAGGTAA
- a CDS encoding HDOD domain-containing protein produces MNKLDTKLMRHKVENIDTLPTIPGALKKVLKVLENQKVSLNEIGNFISNDPVLTTKVLKMVNSPIYGFPGRISSVSQAVILLGLNVLKGLLLGVSVFELMQRSMVGLWEHSLGCSIVARLIAKKIGLKEPEEVSIAGLLHDIGKVVMILQFQEHYEYAMKQAEDKDIIISAAEEDVFAVTHADVGTWMTQKWRFPGNLIEAIRYHHKPHLSKSVPIETAIVYISDILIRARGFGFAGDNMVPIMNPAIWESLNMTESDLKDIFKEMDDSIEDAGVLVLE; encoded by the coding sequence ATGAATAAACTTGATACAAAGCTGATGCGCCATAAAGTTGAAAACATTGATACATTGCCGACAATTCCCGGAGCATTGAAAAAAGTTTTAAAAGTACTTGAAAATCAAAAGGTTTCGCTAAACGAGATTGGTAATTTTATATCAAACGACCCTGTTCTTACCACAAAGGTTTTAAAGATGGTAAATTCTCCAATATATGGTTTTCCAGGTAGGATATCGTCAGTAAGTCAGGCAGTAATTCTCCTCGGGTTAAATGTTTTAAAGGGTTTGCTGCTCGGCGTTTCTGTTTTTGAACTCATGCAGAGGTCCATGGTTGGACTCTGGGAACACTCTTTGGGTTGTTCTATAGTTGCCAGACTAATAGCAAAAAAAATAGGCTTGAAAGAACCGGAAGAGGTTTCCATCGCCGGTTTGCTCCATGATATCGGCAAGGTCGTTATGATCCTGCAATTCCAGGAACATTATGAGTATGCAATGAAACAGGCTGAAGACAAGGATATTATTATTTCAGCGGCAGAAGAGGATGTTTTTGCAGTAACTCATGCTGATGTCGGGACGTGGATGACTCAGAAATGGAGATTTCCAGGGAACCTGATTGAAGCGATTCGATACCACCACAAACCTCATTTGTCAAAAAGTGTACCTATTGAGACGGCTATTGTTTACATCTCCGATATACTCATACGTGCAAGGGGTTTCGGTTTTGCTGGCGACAATATGGTTCCAATCATGAATCCTGCCATCTGGGAAAGCCTTAATATGACTGAATCTGATCTAAAGGATATTTTTAAAGAAATGGATGATTCAATAGAAGATGCAGGTGTATTAGTTCTCGAATGA
- the flgC gene encoding flagellar basal body rod protein FlgC gives MGILDMLKVSASGLKSQRIRMEVIASNLANIHTTRTDEGGPFVKKEVVFGTSEVSETKEFGKILSERIEGVKVDKIVKSNKPFERVYDPGHPDADKEGYVTFPNVNLMEEMADMISATRAYEANVNVINTTKEMFIKTLDIGK, from the coding sequence ATGGGTATCCTTGATATGTTAAAAGTCAGTGCATCGGGTTTGAAATCCCAGAGGATAAGGATGGAAGTAATTGCCTCAAATCTTGCCAATATACATACAACACGAACGGATGAAGGCGGTCCCTTTGTAAAGAAAGAAGTTGTCTTTGGGACAAGTGAGGTTTCTGAAACAAAAGAGTTTGGAAAAATACTTTCAGAAAGGATTGAAGGGGTGAAGGTTGACAAAATTGTTAAAAGCAACAAACCTTTTGAAAGGGTTTATGACCCTGGTCATCCTGATGCTGATAAGGAAGGGTATGTGACATTTCCCAACGTAAACCTTATGGAAGAAATGGCAGACATGATATCGGCTACGAGGGCATACGAAGCGAATGTAAATGTGATTAACACGACAAAAGAGATGTTCATAAAAACGCTTGATATAGGTAAGTAG
- a CDS encoding diguanylate cyclase: protein MKMKTIVVISDDALLINIILKSLNISYNVIVFNGVASALDCIYNSIPDLVVVEIALNDTTTIDILSSLKSDPMFSQLPLLVTLHENTVIPELNSFFVDDYIKISDIEKEILPRVELCIARSERVVEINPLTRLPGNISINKQIQDRLDANEIFALAYLDIDHFKPFNDKYGFSRGDEVIKIAGRLILNIVKNKQAQYSFIGHIGGDDFIYIMNIDVIEETSAEIIDAFNRIIQTFYDPEDREKGYIQSIDRQGNTKIFSFMTVSIGIASNKYCNFVHYGEITEVASKMKALAKRSKGGNFKIDRRTVSA, encoded by the coding sequence ATGAAGATGAAAACGATTGTTGTAATATCAGACGATGCGCTTCTTATAAATATTATTCTAAAAAGTCTGAATATTTCATATAATGTGATAGTTTTCAATGGGGTTGCCTCTGCGCTTGACTGTATTTATAATTCCATACCTGATCTGGTTGTCGTTGAAATTGCTTTAAACGATACCACTACTATCGATATTTTAAGTAGTTTGAAGAGCGATCCCATGTTCAGCCAATTGCCTCTTCTTGTTACTTTACATGAAAATACGGTAATACCGGAATTGAACTCTTTTTTCGTTGATGACTATATAAAGATATCAGACATCGAAAAAGAGATACTGCCGAGAGTTGAGCTCTGTATTGCAAGGTCCGAGAGGGTTGTGGAAATCAATCCCCTGACAAGGCTACCGGGAAATATTTCGATTAATAAGCAGATACAAGACAGACTTGATGCAAATGAGATATTTGCCCTTGCATACCTGGATATTGATCATTTTAAGCCTTTCAACGATAAGTACGGGTTCAGCCGGGGGGATGAGGTTATAAAAATAGCAGGGCGGCTGATCCTGAATATTGTTAAAAATAAGCAGGCTCAATATAGTTTTATAGGACATATCGGTGGAGATGATTTTATATATATAATGAATATAGATGTTATCGAAGAAACATCTGCAGAGATTATTGATGCGTTCAATAGAATAATTCAGACATTTTATGATCCGGAAGATAGAGAAAAAGGTTATATCCAGTCAATAGACAGACAGGGCAATACTAAAATATTTTCTTTTATGACAGTTTCGATTGGTATAGCAAGTAATAAATATTGTAATTTTGTCCATTATGGAGAGATTACAGAGGTTGCATCAAAAATGAAAGCACTGGCAAAGCGTTCGAAGGGCGGTAACTTTAAGATAGATAGGAGAACCGTATCCGCATAA
- a CDS encoding ATP-binding protein produces MINYYNMLESHIGLLKQEVEEKNRELEKAKEYLHNILDSLPVGVVVIDRKSVSFSNRKAEMLGSEKFLCGLNNGDQKAGEIKNGQGYYRWKKEVLTNGFVGKEVIVFEDVTEFEKMKERLERDERLMAMGEMAARIAHEIKNPLGSMELFLSMLANGKLKTKEKKKYINYVQFGVKTIDRIINNILSYTRPKTLVLRPEKISEIVKDTLDFMSVSIMSRNIGVQFNSTYDGPSYFDPDMMKLVIMNFISNAIEAVTTQGFIRIEIKEEEKYVVVAISDNGIGMSEEVRRNIFNPFFTTKDKGVGLGLYIVYNIIKAHGGYIEVESTEGSGASFFIYIPKDKT; encoded by the coding sequence ATGATAAACTACTATAATATGCTTGAAAGCCATATAGGACTTTTAAAGCAGGAAGTGGAAGAGAAAAACAGGGAGTTGGAAAAGGCAAAGGAATATCTGCACAATATCCTCGATTCACTGCCTGTAGGGGTTGTCGTTATTGATAGAAAATCTGTATCTTTTTCAAACAGAAAAGCAGAAATGCTGGGCTCTGAAAAATTCTTATGTGGTTTAAATAATGGTGATCAAAAAGCTGGTGAAATAAAAAACGGCCAAGGTTATTACAGGTGGAAAAAAGAGGTATTAACAAACGGTTTTGTAGGAAAAGAGGTTATTGTATTTGAAGACGTAACTGAATTTGAAAAGATGAAAGAAAGGCTCGAAAGAGATGAAAGATTGATGGCTATGGGTGAAATGGCTGCAAGGATTGCCCATGAAATCAAAAACCCTTTAGGAAGTATGGAGCTTTTTCTTTCAATGCTTGCAAATGGAAAACTAAAAACAAAAGAAAAGAAAAAATATATAAATTATGTGCAGTTCGGAGTTAAAACTATTGACCGGATCATTAACAACATACTTTCCTATACGAGACCTAAAACGCTTGTATTAAGACCTGAAAAAATCAGCGAAATTGTAAAAGATACCCTTGATTTTATGAGCGTTTCCATCATGAGCCGTAATATAGGAGTTCAATTTAATTCCACTTATGACGGCCCCTCGTATTTTGATCCCGATATGATGAAGCTTGTGATAATGAATTTTATCAGCAATGCTATCGAAGCTGTTACAACACAGGGTTTTATCAGGATAGAAATAAAAGAGGAAGAGAAATACGTTGTTGTTGCTATAAGTGATAACGGTATTGGTATGAGCGAAGAGGTAAGAAGAAATATTTTCAACCCTTTTTTTACTACAAAGGACAAAGGCGTCGGTCTGGGACTGTATATTGTCTATAATATTATAAAAGCCCATGGTGGTTATATTGAAGTGGAATCAACAGAGGGTTCAGGTGCATCTTTTTTTATTTATATTCCAAAGGATAAGACTTGA
- the fliG gene encoding flagellar motor switch protein FliG, with protein MNLADINGLRKAAVLLLTMDEELSKEVIKELDEVEIAAIGQEISRLKSIPDEIVRLVHDEFIKKLDKNGSVVDGENKFKSLVKQSLGDEKAEMFIESMESKGGVPGEFLRTCDPRALANTIRGEHPQTVALILSILNSKKACEAIAVLPETIQSEVMMRMAHLERVDKQVLLEIENVLREQLESVGFAEGKQLGGVDVVANILNQMDKTLEGDLLGRIEELNPELADKIKQLMFTFEDLVQLDDKSIQVILKEISSEDLSIALKGASEGIRGKIFTNMSERAATMLKEDIESMGPVRLSDVEQAQVRIAMTAKKLDGEGKIIISRGNERFV; from the coding sequence ATGAACCTTGCCGATATAAACGGATTAAGGAAGGCAGCAGTACTGCTTTTGACTATGGATGAAGAGCTTTCGAAAGAAGTAATCAAAGAGCTTGACGAAGTTGAAATTGCAGCTATCGGACAGGAAATATCCAGATTAAAGTCTATTCCGGATGAGATTGTGAGACTGGTTCATGATGAATTTATAAAAAAACTTGATAAAAACGGCTCAGTAGTAGATGGTGAAAATAAATTCAAATCTCTTGTAAAGCAAAGTCTTGGTGATGAAAAGGCAGAAATGTTTATTGAGTCAATGGAATCTAAAGGCGGAGTTCCCGGTGAATTTTTGAGAACTTGTGATCCCAGAGCGCTTGCAAATACAATACGCGGGGAGCATCCTCAAACAGTTGCCCTTATCTTGTCTATATTAAATTCAAAGAAGGCATGTGAAGCTATAGCCGTACTACCCGAAACAATACAAAGCGAAGTTATGATGCGCATGGCGCATCTGGAGAGAGTAGACAAGCAGGTTCTGCTTGAAATTGAAAATGTTTTACGGGAGCAATTGGAATCCGTGGGTTTTGCAGAGGGGAAACAGCTAGGTGGAGTAGATGTAGTAGCAAACATTCTTAACCAAATGGACAAGACGCTTGAAGGCGATCTTTTGGGCAGGATTGAAGAATTGAACCCTGAGCTTGCCGATAAAATAAAACAATTGATGTTTACCTTTGAAGACCTTGTCCAGCTTGATGACAAGAGCATTCAGGTTATTTTAAAAGAGATATCCTCAGAAGATCTGTCAATTGCCTTGAAGGGCGCGTCCGAAGGTATAAGAGGGAAAATATTTACAAATATGTCTGAAAGGGCTGCTACTATGCTTAAGGAAGATATTGAATCAATGGGACCTGTAAGGTTATCGGATGTTGAGCAGGCACAGGTGAGGATTGCGATGACTGCCAAAAAGCTTGACGGTGAAGGAAAGATAATAATATCAAGAGGAAATGAAAGGTTTGTTTGA
- a CDS encoding sigma-54 dependent transcriptional regulator, with product MDKGKIIVVEDEASILQMLTEFLRDSGYTVDPFLESKQALSALKNNNYNVLITDLSMPKIDGLQLINYIQKEYLDTLGIVMTGYGSLETAISAMRFGAFDYILKPFNFDEILAIVNSAIYYYKLLKNENIPKGLTLKANLLRRYSESKIIRENTILRNCLKDKYKFENIIGISFGIQKVFELIEKVADTGATVLVTGESGVGKELVAKAIHYNSSKKDNPLVVVNCGAIPETLLESELFGYEKGAFTGAVNTRYGRFELAHGGTIFLDEIGDMSFNLQVKLLRVLQEKTFERIGGSKTIKVDLRIIAATNRNLEELVREGKFREDLYYRLSVVPIQIPPLRERRQDIPLLLNYFLEKSNTINGAGIEGFSEEVMDVLMNYGYPGNVRELQNIVERIVVLKKKGCIGIEDLPEKFWSIEDEPGQVDIQKGYDTLVSEFEKNIIAKALQETNGVKSKAAQMLNMNRTTLIEKMKRLKME from the coding sequence ATGGATAAAGGTAAAATCATTGTTGTGGAGGACGAAGCAAGTATCCTGCAAATGCTGACTGAGTTTTTACGAGACAGCGGTTATACGGTAGATCCTTTTTTGGAAAGCAAACAGGCGTTATCAGCTCTGAAGAACAATAATTACAATGTTTTAATTACCGATCTTTCGATGCCCAAGATAGACGGACTTCAGTTGATAAACTATATTCAGAAGGAATACCTTGATACTCTCGGTATTGTCATGACGGGTTATGGTAGTCTTGAGACAGCTATAAGTGCCATGAGGTTCGGTGCTTTTGACTATATACTGAAACCCTTTAACTTTGATGAGATTCTTGCAATCGTTAATTCTGCAATATACTATTACAAACTATTGAAAAACGAGAACATCCCGAAAGGATTGACATTAAAGGCAAACCTCTTAAGACGATACTCTGAAAGTAAAATCATACGGGAAAATACAATATTAAGGAATTGCCTTAAGGATAAATACAAGTTTGAAAACATTATTGGAATTAGCTTCGGCATACAGAAAGTGTTTGAGCTTATTGAAAAAGTTGCTGATACAGGTGCAACCGTATTGGTTACCGGCGAGAGCGGTGTCGGTAAAGAGCTTGTAGCAAAAGCGATACACTATAATTCATCGAAAAAGGATAACCCTCTTGTTGTTGTAAATTGTGGTGCTATCCCGGAAACTTTGCTTGAAAGTGAGCTTTTCGGTTATGAGAAGGGCGCTTTTACCGGTGCAGTGAATACAAGGTACGGTAGGTTTGAGCTTGCTCACGGCGGCACCATCTTTCTTGACGAAATAGGCGATATGAGTTTTAATCTTCAGGTAAAACTTCTGCGCGTACTTCAAGAAAAAACATTTGAAAGAATCGGCGGATCAAAAACCATTAAGGTTGATTTACGGATTATTGCGGCTACCAATAGAAATCTGGAGGAACTTGTAAGGGAAGGCAAATTCAGGGAAGACCTGTATTATCGTTTGAGTGTTGTTCCTATACAAATACCACCCTTAAGGGAAAGAAGACAGGACATACCTCTTTTACTCAATTATTTCCTCGAAAAATCAAATACTATAAACGGTGCAGGCATTGAAGGTTTTTCAGAAGAAGTAATGGATGTTTTGATGAATTATGGATATCCCGGAAATGTACGGGAACTCCAAAATATCGTTGAAAGAATTGTGGTTTTAAAAAAGAAAGGCTGCATTGGCATAGAAGATTTGCCTGAAAAATTCTGGAGCATAGAAGATGAACCCGGGCAGGTAGATATTCAGAAGGGGTATGATACGCTTGTATCAGAGTTCGAGAAAAATATAATTGCTAAGGCTCTCCAGGAAACAAACGGGGTTAAAAGCAAAGCCGCCCAGATGCTCAACATGAATAGAACCACCCTTATTGAAAAAATGAAGCGTCTCAAGATGGAATAA
- the fliE gene encoding flagellar hook-basal body complex protein FliE: MKIETLNLPSFTGSTGAAKVTGTTSFVDVLKDSINKVGELEKEADNEVQKLATMQTQDIHNTMIAVEKADLSFQMMMQIRNKIISAYEEIMRMQV, translated from the coding sequence ATGAAGATTGAAACGTTAAACCTGCCCAGCTTTACCGGAAGCACCGGTGCTGCAAAAGTTACAGGGACAACATCATTCGTTGACGTTCTTAAAGATTCTATAAATAAAGTAGGTGAATTGGAAAAAGAAGCTGACAACGAAGTCCAAAAGCTTGCAACAATGCAAACTCAGGATATTCACAATACAATGATTGCAGTCGAAAAAGCTGACCTGTCCTTCCAGATGATGATGCAGATAAGGAATAAGATTATCAGTGCATATGAAGAGATTATGAGAATGCAGGTGTAA
- a CDS encoding FliH/SctL family protein, whose product MKGLFEMVKPFTLNNFVDKYESKDGSHEFVSFFNNSNNPTSLDIELQQMQDNAADIENEARKVFEDAYIQGEKSGYEMGMKKVEPLVKRLNGDIAALTLLKEELFKKAEKLSVELALVFAEGIVLKECHENREIVLNMARKALEICEEKSGITIRMRREDVQHISEDRIYPLKIVPDDTLKDPGFIIETNFGDIDGTIATQIEELKKEFCNGYADR is encoded by the coding sequence ATGAAAGGTTTGTTTGAGATGGTTAAACCTTTTACCTTGAATAATTTTGTTGATAAATATGAATCTAAAGACGGCAGCCATGAGTTTGTATCTTTTTTTAATAATTCTAATAATCCTACATCCTTAGACATTGAATTACAACAGATGCAAGATAATGCTGCAGATATTGAAAATGAGGCAAGAAAGGTCTTTGAAGATGCATATATTCAAGGGGAAAAATCAGGATATGAAATGGGTATGAAAAAGGTCGAACCTCTTGTAAAGAGACTCAATGGAGATATCGCCGCGTTGACATTGCTTAAGGAAGAGCTTTTTAAAAAAGCTGAAAAACTTTCAGTTGAGCTGGCGCTGGTGTTTGCAGAGGGAATTGTTTTAAAAGAATGTCATGAAAACAGAGAGATAGTTCTGAATATGGCGAGAAAAGCCCTGGAAATTTGTGAAGAAAAGAGTGGAATAACCATCAGAATGAGAAGGGAAGATGTCCAGCATATATCTGAAGATCGAATATATCCTTTGAAAATTGTACCGGATGATACTTTAAAGGACCCGGGTTTTATTATTGAAACCAACTTTGGCGATATCGATGGAACTATTGCCACGCAGATAGAAGAGTTGAAAAAAGAGTTTTGTAATGGATATGCAGATAGATGA
- the fliF gene encoding flagellar basal-body MS-ring/collar protein FliF, which yields MAAAELFLNNAKNYIKTTPKNKLYAYVFIFVAVIGGSILGLSLIQKENYQTLFSGLSTEDASMIVTKLKEQKVTYKLGLGGTSIYVPKDKVYDVRLLLASQNALPGGSGVGFELFDKTNYGMTEFMQNINYKRAVQGELSRTINQMPEVKASRVHIAIPEKTLFTDREKDVTASVFLKLKPGKILTKDQTMGIVQLVAGSVENLKPENVALIDSSGKILYKGGDAGSPFVASTQQYELQKNLERKVEESIQSMLDKFLSTSKSIVRASVELNLRKVEKVEEEYMPDKAVRTVEKKSREINAGKSSKAGGVPGVASNIQNLTKKDMGREKQESPARESESEREETHTTYEVSKTVSKIIEPFGDIKKMSLAIVVDGKYEKVKGQKEELKYVPRSQKELNDIKNLVVRAVGYDEARGDKIEVVSVPFETENLADEKGLLEKAERKELMYNIGQYVFYIIIFVSILFFVIKPVIGLLKSKGGRSTPLKQVKGVKDMYIGSGGGATAENTEAAVAGAVKPQPALVSAMKDKEFVKSIIKEWVKEGT from the coding sequence ATGGCAGCGGCAGAATTGTTTCTAAACAATGCAAAAAATTATATAAAAACCACTCCGAAAAACAAGCTCTATGCCTATGTATTTATTTTTGTAGCCGTAATCGGCGGCTCTATTCTTGGATTATCGTTAATTCAGAAAGAAAATTATCAGACCCTGTTCTCAGGTCTTTCAACCGAAGATGCATCGATGATCGTGACAAAATTAAAAGAGCAGAAAGTCACTTATAAACTGGGACTTGGCGGAACAAGCATATATGTGCCGAAAGATAAGGTATATGATGTGAGACTTTTGCTTGCTTCACAAAATGCGTTACCCGGAGGCAGCGGAGTTGGATTTGAACTCTTCGATAAGACAAATTACGGAATGACTGAATTTATGCAGAACATTAATTATAAAAGGGCAGTTCAGGGAGAGTTATCGAGGACGATAAATCAGATGCCCGAAGTGAAGGCATCGCGTGTACACATTGCCATTCCGGAAAAGACGCTTTTTACCGACAGGGAAAAAGATGTTACTGCTTCCGTATTTTTAAAGCTTAAACCCGGAAAAATATTAACTAAAGATCAAACCATGGGTATTGTCCAACTTGTTGCAGGCAGTGTTGAGAATCTCAAACCTGAAAATGTAGCATTAATAGACTCTTCAGGAAAGATCCTTTATAAGGGCGGGGATGCAGGTTCACCTTTTGTTGCCAGTACACAGCAATATGAGCTGCAGAAAAACCTGGAAAGAAAAGTGGAAGAGTCCATACAATCGATGCTCGACAAATTTTTATCTACAAGCAAATCTATAGTGAGAGCAAGCGTGGAGCTTAACCTGAGAAAGGTGGAAAAAGTTGAAGAAGAGTATATGCCGGATAAAGCTGTTAGAACGGTAGAAAAGAAGAGCAGGGAAATAAATGCCGGCAAGTCATCAAAAGCAGGAGGTGTGCCGGGAGTTGCATCAAATATACAGAATTTGACAAAAAAAGACATGGGCAGGGAAAAACAGGAATCGCCGGCAAGGGAAAGTGAATCAGAAAGAGAAGAGACACATACCACATATGAAGTTAGCAAAACTGTAAGTAAAATTATTGAACCTTTTGGTGATATTAAAAAGATGTCTCTTGCAATAGTGGTTGACGGCAAATATGAAAAAGTAAAAGGGCAAAAAGAAGAATTGAAATATGTCCCCAGGTCGCAGAAAGAATTGAATGATATAAAAAATCTTGTTGTTCGCGCAGTAGGTTACGATGAAGCAAGGGGAGATAAGATAGAGGTTGTGAGTGTGCCCTTTGAGACAGAAAACCTTGCTGATGAAAAAGGGCTTCTTGAAAAAGCCGAAAGAAAAGAATTGATGTATAATATTGGCCAGTATGTCTTTTATATTATCATCTTCGTATCGATACTCTTTTTTGTAATAAAGCCTGTTATCGGTTTATTAAAAAGCAAGGGCGGCAGATCAACACCTTTGAAGCAGGTCAAAGGTGTTAAAGATATGTATATAGGCAGTGGCGGAGGTGCAACAGCCGAAAACACGGAGGCGGCAGTAGCAGGTGCTGTTAAACCGCAGCCGGCCCTTGTCAGTGCAATGAAGGACAAGGAATTTGTCAAATCTATCATTAAGGAATGGGTCAAGGAAGGAACATAA
- a CDS encoding sigma-54 dependent transcriptional regulator, which yields MKTNVLVVDDDYHMRLALKESLSKAGYAVSFAEDGMRAIDEIKKRIFDIIITDVKMPHMNGIDLLKHIREDNPLLPVILVTAYGTIQDAVSVIKEGAFDYIQKPFNAETLYSVVKRALGVNGGKIVYSSRIMRDVFLKAERVAKSDTTVFVLGESGVGKELVARYIHENSDRSKNAFVAVNCAALPENLLESELFGYEKGAFTGAISKKMGKFEVADKGTILLDEVTEMDFRLQAKLLRVLQEREIEIVGSKYPKKVDVKVIATTNRNINKLVEEGKFREDLFYRLNVFPIIVPPLRDRKEDIPELVAHFLRKHSKGTDMRIDEEAMTFLMENSWKGNVRELENNIARACILSNYSVIKLTNLQETAIVKNISQGSVKEMETNLILEALKSYKGNRTKAASMLGITVRTLRNKIKEYRDLGINIPDKE from the coding sequence TTGAAAACGAATGTACTTGTTGTAGATGATGATTATCATATGAGACTTGCTCTTAAGGAATCCCTGTCAAAGGCGGGATATGCTGTTTCCTTTGCAGAAGATGGAATGAGGGCAATTGATGAAATTAAAAAACGTATTTTCGATATTATCATAACAGATGTAAAAATGCCGCATATGAACGGAATTGACCTCCTGAAACATATCAGAGAAGATAATCCTCTGCTGCCTGTGATTCTTGTAACGGCATACGGGACGATCCAGGATGCAGTTAGCGTGATAAAAGAAGGTGCTTTTGATTACATTCAAAAGCCTTTTAATGCTGAGACGCTTTACAGTGTGGTAAAACGTGCGCTTGGTGTTAATGGCGGGAAGATTGTCTATTCTTCAAGAATAATGCGCGATGTATTTCTTAAAGCAGAAAGGGTGGCAAAATCAGACACTACTGTGTTTGTGCTTGGTGAAAGTGGAGTGGGAAAAGAACTGGTAGCAAGGTATATCCATGAAAACAGCGACAGGTCAAAAAATGCTTTTGTGGCTGTAAATTGTGCGGCATTGCCGGAAAATCTTCTTGAGAGTGAGCTTTTTGGTTACGAAAAGGGGGCTTTTACCGGCGCTATATCAAAAAAAATGGGTAAATTTGAGGTTGCGGACAAGGGGACGATATTGCTTGATGAAGTCACAGAAATGGATTTCAGACTTCAGGCAAAATTGTTAAGGGTTTTACAGGAGAGAGAAATAGAGATAGTCGGTTCAAAGTACCCAAAAAAGGTTGACGTGAAGGTTATTGCCACAACAAACAGAAACATAAATAAACTTGTTGAGGAAGGTAAATTCCGTGAAGATCTGTTTTACAGACTTAATGTATTTCCTATAATCGTACCGCCCCTTAGAGACAGAAAAGAGGACATCCCGGAACTTGTGGCGCATTTCTTGCGTAAGCATTCTAAAGGTACTGACATGCGAATTGATGAGGAAGCGATGACTTTTTTAATGGAGAACAGCTGGAAGGGCAATGTGAGAGAGCTGGAAAATAATATTGCCAGGGCATGCATCCTTTCGAATTATTCTGTTATTAAATTGACGAATTTGCAGGAAACGGCAATTGTGAAAAACATCTCTCAGGGTTCTGTAAAGGAAATGGAGACGAATCTTATTCTTGAGGCTCTGAAATCTTATAAAGGTAACAGGACAAAAGCAGCTTCAATGCTTGGTATAACAGTGAGGACATTAAGAAATAAAATAAAAGAATACAGAGACTTGGGGATTAATATCCCTGATAAGGAGTAA